One part of the Streptomyces lydicus genome encodes these proteins:
- a CDS encoding HNH endonuclease — MRETLVLNASFEPLATVSLRRAVVLVMQDKAVVEHAHPGLRIRAASVDVPVPQVIRLSRYVRVPFRRRAPWSRRGVLVRDQHRCAYCGRRATTVDHVVPRSHGGGDTWLNTVASCAEDNHRKADRTPEQAGMQLLRRPFEPTPADALLSTLGVSVREGLPEWLALPA; from the coding sequence ATGCGCGAGACGCTGGTGCTGAATGCGAGCTTCGAGCCGCTGGCGACGGTGTCGCTGCGGCGTGCGGTGGTGCTGGTCATGCAGGACAAGGCCGTCGTCGAGCACGCGCACCCGGGGCTGCGCATCCGTGCCGCTTCGGTGGACGTCCCGGTGCCGCAGGTGATCAGGCTCAGCAGGTACGTACGGGTGCCGTTCCGAAGACGGGCGCCCTGGTCGCGGCGCGGCGTACTGGTGCGTGACCAGCACCGGTGCGCGTACTGCGGGCGCCGGGCGACGACGGTCGACCACGTCGTGCCGCGGTCGCACGGCGGTGGGGACACCTGGCTGAACACGGTCGCCTCGTGTGCGGAGGACAACCACCGCAAGGCGGACCGTACGCCCGAGCAGGCGGGCATGCAGCTGCTGCGGCGGCCGTTCGAGCCGACGCCGGCGGACGCGCTGCTGTCGACGCTGGGGGTGTCCGTGCGGGAGGGCCTGCCGGAGTGGCTGGCGCTGCCGGCCTGA
- a CDS encoding YbhB/YbcL family Raf kinase inhibitor-like protein — MSELKRRPLPHDFHPPVPEFTVLSDEVEPGGTLRPEQVHAEGNRSPHLRWEGAPAGTQSYAVTCYDPDAPTGSGFWHWVLFDLPASVTELPAGAGSGDMKGLPEGAVHVRNDYGTRDFGGAAPPPGDGPHRYVFTVYAVDQEKLGPGADVSPAVVGFNLRFHTIGRAQLIAEYEVPAAG, encoded by the coding sequence GTGTCCGAGCTGAAGCGGCGGCCGCTCCCGCACGATTTCCACCCGCCGGTGCCGGAGTTCACGGTGCTGAGCGACGAGGTGGAGCCGGGCGGGACGCTGCGGCCGGAGCAGGTCCACGCCGAGGGGAACCGCTCGCCGCACCTGCGGTGGGAGGGTGCGCCCGCGGGGACGCAGAGCTACGCCGTCACCTGCTACGACCCGGACGCGCCGACCGGCAGCGGTTTCTGGCACTGGGTGCTGTTCGACCTTCCGGCGTCGGTGACGGAGCTGCCGGCCGGGGCGGGCAGCGGTGACATGAAGGGGCTTCCCGAGGGGGCCGTTCATGTCCGTAACGACTACGGGACGCGGGACTTCGGGGGCGCGGCGCCGCCGCCCGGCGACGGTCCGCACCGCTATGTGTTCACGGTGTACGCCGTGGACCAGGAGAAGCTCGGTCCGGGCGCGGACGTCTCGCCCGCGGTGGTGGGGTTCAATCTGCGGTTCCACACGATCGGGCGGGCCCAGCTGATCGCCGAGTACGAGGTGCCGGCGGCTGGCTGA
- a CDS encoding sporulation protein, which translates to MGFKKLLASLGAGGASVETVLFEENVVPGGVVQGEVRIQGGSVAQEIQGLSVGLQARVEVESGDEEYKRNVEFTKVQLGGAFEVQAGAAHTVPFGLEIPWETPITTFLGTHLHGMSVGVTTELAIARAVDSGDLDPVNVHPLPAQQAILDAFGRLGFRFKAADLEQGHIRGTRQHLPFYQEIEFYAPQQYRGLNQVELSFVADDREMDVVLEMDKKPGLFTEGSDTYRSFTVGLQDFEGTDWAAYLNQWLAEVGGKRNWL; encoded by the coding sequence ATGGGATTCAAGAAGCTGCTGGCGAGCCTGGGTGCCGGAGGCGCGTCGGTGGAGACGGTGCTCTTTGAGGAGAACGTCGTCCCGGGTGGGGTCGTGCAGGGTGAGGTGCGGATCCAGGGCGGGTCGGTGGCTCAGGAGATCCAGGGGCTGTCCGTCGGGCTGCAGGCGCGGGTGGAGGTGGAGAGCGGCGACGAGGAGTACAAGCGGAACGTCGAGTTCACCAAGGTCCAGCTGGGTGGGGCGTTCGAGGTGCAGGCCGGGGCGGCGCACACCGTGCCGTTCGGGCTGGAGATCCCGTGGGAGACGCCGATCACCACGTTCCTGGGGACCCATCTGCACGGGATGAGCGTCGGGGTGACGACGGAGCTGGCGATCGCGCGGGCGGTGGACTCCGGCGACCTCGACCCGGTGAATGTGCACCCGCTGCCGGCGCAGCAGGCGATCCTCGACGCGTTCGGCCGGCTCGGATTCCGTTTCAAGGCCGCCGACCTCGAGCAGGGGCACATCAGGGGCACGCGACAGCATCTGCCCTTCTACCAGGAGATCGAGTTCTACGCGCCGCAGCAGTACCGGGGGCTCAACCAGGTCGAGCTGTCGTTCGTCGCGGACGACCGGGAGATGGACGTCGTCCTGGAGATGGACAAGAAGCCTGGTCTGTTCACCGAGGGGTCGGACACCTACCGGTCGTTCACGGTCGGTCTGCAGGACTTCGAGGGGACCGACTGGGCGGCGTACCTCAACCAGTGGCTGGCGGAGGTCGGCGGCAAGCGGAACTGGCTCTAA
- a CDS encoding sulfite exporter TauE/SafE family protein: MSIWEAVAVFAAGLGAGTINTIVGSGTLITFPVLLAFGLPPVTANVSNTLGLVPGALSGAFGYRRELTGQRRRLLRFGAIALLGGLSGAILLLALPSTAFDAIVPVLIAVALVLVVVQPWLARKLRARRERNGTVPHPDGGIALLLGLLLASAYGGYFGAAQGVLYLSLMGLLLHEDLQRINALKNVLAAVVNGVAAVFFLFVATFDWTAVALIAVGSTLGGQLGAKVGRRLPPPALRAVIVVVGLLAIAQLLLR; encoded by the coding sequence GTGAGCATCTGGGAAGCAGTCGCCGTCTTCGCCGCGGGGCTGGGCGCCGGCACGATCAACACCATCGTCGGGTCCGGGACACTCATCACGTTCCCGGTACTGCTCGCCTTCGGCCTGCCGCCCGTCACCGCCAACGTCTCCAACACCCTCGGCCTGGTGCCCGGTGCACTCAGCGGCGCCTTCGGCTACCGCCGCGAACTGACCGGCCAGCGCCGCCGGCTGCTGCGCTTCGGCGCCATCGCCCTCCTCGGCGGCCTGAGCGGGGCGATCCTGCTGCTGGCGCTGCCCTCCACGGCCTTCGACGCGATCGTCCCCGTGCTGATCGCGGTGGCGCTCGTCCTCGTCGTCGTCCAGCCCTGGTTGGCCAGGAAGCTGCGCGCCCGCCGCGAGCGCAACGGCACCGTCCCGCACCCCGACGGCGGCATCGCCCTGCTGCTCGGCCTGCTGCTCGCCAGCGCCTACGGCGGATACTTCGGCGCCGCCCAGGGCGTGCTCTACCTCTCCCTGATGGGCCTGCTGCTCCACGAGGACCTGCAGCGGATCAACGCCCTCAAGAATGTCCTCGCCGCGGTCGTCAACGGCGTCGCCGCGGTCTTCTTCCTCTTCGTCGCCACCTTCGACTGGACCGCCGTCGCCCTGATCGCGGTCGGCTCCACCCTCGGCGGCCAGCTCGGCGCCAAGGTCGGCCGCCGGCTGCCGCCCCCCGCGCTGCGCGCCGTCATCGTCGTCGTCGGCCTGCTGGCCATCGCCCAGCTCCTCCTCAGGTGA
- a CDS encoding tetratricopeptide repeat protein, whose translation MPIPEDVTGDEIDKDVRQELLSLPKTLAEDVAKNLVMVAKLLDEDPEKAYGYSRVALRLASRVAAVREAAGFAAYAVGKYSEALGEFRAARRMTGGVELWPVMADCERGMGRPEKALAMAGEPEVQKLDRAGQVEMRLVAAGARRDMGQADAAVVTLQSPELASSAVHPWTARLRYAYADALLEVGRADEARDWFARALEADQGGTTDASDRLAELDGVEFTDVLEESGESEENGDADDADGGERPEKG comes from the coding sequence CTGCCGATTCCGGAGGACGTCACCGGCGACGAGATCGACAAGGACGTGCGGCAGGAGCTGCTGAGCCTGCCGAAGACGCTCGCCGAGGACGTCGCGAAGAACCTGGTGATGGTCGCCAAGCTGCTGGACGAGGACCCGGAGAAGGCGTACGGGTACTCGCGGGTGGCCCTGCGGCTGGCGTCGCGGGTCGCCGCGGTGCGGGAGGCCGCGGGCTTCGCCGCGTACGCGGTCGGCAAGTACAGCGAGGCGCTCGGGGAGTTCCGGGCGGCGCGGCGGATGACCGGCGGCGTGGAGCTGTGGCCGGTCATGGCGGACTGCGAGCGCGGCATGGGCCGGCCGGAGAAGGCGCTGGCGATGGCCGGTGAGCCCGAGGTGCAGAAGCTGGACCGGGCCGGGCAGGTCGAGATGCGGCTGGTCGCGGCGGGTGCCCGTCGGGACATGGGGCAGGCGGACGCCGCGGTGGTGACGCTGCAGAGCCCCGAGCTGGCGTCCAGCGCCGTCCACCCGTGGACCGCGCGGCTGCGGTACGCGTACGCGGACGCGCTGCTGGAGGTCGGGCGTGCGGACGAGGCACGCGACTGGTTCGCCAGGGCGCTGGAGGCCGACCAGGGCGGTACGACGGATGCGTCGGACCGGCTCGCGGAGCTGGACGGCGTCGAGTTCACCGATGTGCTGGAGGAGTCCGGCGAGTCGGAGGAGAACGGCGACGCGGACGACGCGGACGGCGGTGAGCGGCCCGAGAAGGGCTGA
- a CDS encoding DNA-3-methyladenine glycosylase, translating into MTDVPERMPLNRDFFARPVIEVAPELLGRTLVRHTPDGPIELRLTEVEAYDGENDPGSHAYRGRTARNATMFGPPGHAYVYFIYGMWFSLNAVCAPEGQASGVLLRAGKIIRGAELAAARRPKARSANELAKGPARLATALDIDRSLDGVDLCRGGDAPLTLLQGDPPDPALVRHGPRTGVGGDGAHHPWRYWIADDPTVSPYRRHVPRRRATSAT; encoded by the coding sequence ATGACCGACGTACCGGAACGAATGCCGCTCAACCGCGACTTCTTCGCCCGCCCCGTCATAGAGGTGGCCCCCGAGCTCCTCGGCCGCACCCTCGTACGCCACACCCCGGACGGCCCGATCGAACTCCGGCTGACCGAGGTCGAGGCATACGACGGCGAGAACGACCCCGGCTCCCACGCCTACCGCGGACGCACCGCACGCAACGCCACGATGTTCGGCCCGCCGGGGCACGCGTACGTCTATTTCATCTACGGCATGTGGTTCAGCCTCAACGCGGTCTGCGCCCCGGAGGGCCAGGCCAGCGGTGTCCTGCTGCGTGCCGGAAAGATCATCCGCGGCGCCGAGCTGGCCGCCGCCCGACGTCCCAAGGCCCGCAGCGCCAACGAACTGGCCAAGGGCCCGGCCCGGCTGGCCACCGCCCTCGACATCGACCGGAGCCTCGACGGCGTCGACCTGTGCCGCGGCGGCGACGCCCCGCTCACCCTGCTTCAGGGCGACCCGCCGGACCCCGCCCTCGTACGCCACGGCCCGCGCACCGGCGTCGGCGGCGACGGGGCCCACCACCCCTGGCGCTACTGGATCGCGGACGACCCGACCGTCAGCCCGTACCGCCGTCATGTGCCCCGACGCCGCGCGACCAGCGCTACTTGA
- a CDS encoding SPFH domain-containing protein: MEPIIIVLIILVVLVFIALIKTIQVIPQASAAIVERFGRYTRTLNAGLNIVVPFIDSIRNRIDLREQVVPFPPQPVITQDNLVVNIDTVIYYQVTDARAATYEVASYIQAIEQLTVTTLRNIIGGMDLERTLTSREEINAALRGVLDEATGKWGIRVNRVELKAIEPPTSIQDSMEKQMRADRDKRAAILQAEGVRQSQILTAEGEKQSSILRAEGEAKAAALRAEGEAQAIRVVFESIHAGDPDQKLLSYQYLQMLPKIAEGDANKLWIVPSEIGDALKGLGGALGNFTPPTGGGSIPKPGGPKHETPPID; encoded by the coding sequence GTGGAACCGATCATCATCGTCCTGATCATCCTGGTGGTGCTCGTGTTCATCGCACTCATCAAAACGATCCAGGTCATCCCACAGGCCAGCGCGGCCATCGTGGAGCGCTTCGGCCGCTACACCCGGACGCTCAACGCCGGCCTGAACATCGTCGTCCCGTTCATCGACTCCATCCGCAACCGCATCGACCTCCGTGAGCAGGTCGTGCCGTTCCCGCCGCAGCCGGTGATCACCCAGGACAACCTGGTCGTGAACATCGACACGGTCATCTACTACCAGGTGACCGACGCCCGCGCCGCGACCTACGAGGTCGCCAGCTACATCCAGGCGATCGAGCAGCTCACCGTCACCACGCTCCGCAACATCATCGGCGGCATGGACCTGGAGCGGACGCTGACCTCCCGCGAGGAGATCAACGCGGCGCTGCGCGGCGTCCTCGACGAGGCCACCGGCAAGTGGGGCATCCGCGTCAACCGCGTCGAGCTCAAGGCCATCGAGCCGCCGACCTCCATCCAGGACTCGATGGAGAAGCAGATGCGTGCCGACCGCGACAAGCGCGCCGCCATCCTCCAGGCCGAAGGTGTCCGGCAGTCGCAGATCCTGACCGCCGAGGGTGAGAAGCAGTCCTCGATCCTGCGCGCCGAGGGTGAGGCCAAGGCCGCCGCGCTGCGCGCCGAGGGCGAGGCCCAGGCGATCCGGGTGGTCTTCGAGTCCATCCACGCCGGCGACCCGGACCAGAAGCTGCTGTCCTACCAGTACCTCCAGATGCTCCCGAAGATCGCCGAGGGCGACGCCAACAAGCTCTGGATCGTCCCCAGCGAGATCGGCGACGCCCTCAAGGGCCTCGGCGGCGCCCTCGGCAACTTCACCCCGCCGACCGGCGGCGGCTCCATCCCCAAGCCCGGTGGGCCGAAGCACGAAACGCCCCCGATCGACTGA